Part of the Pirellulales bacterium genome, CCCGGAACAGTCGTGGCACGTGGGCTGCTTTTTCCGTGGAGCTGCCCAGCGGGTCAAGTTTCTCGCCCAACCGGCCGACAAAGCTACCGTAGCGTTGCTCTCAAAATTTGGCCCGCCTCAGGCAGATTCTTGGCCGCGCGTTTGCCGACCGTGGCTTTAAACAGGAGGCGGGCTTTTTACTGCGCTGGGCTGTGCTAGATTTGATTCGGCCGTTCCGGCGGCCCACGCGCGCTAGCCCGTCACCTGCCCCGGTCGAGCCAGCCCGTGGGCTGCCGGTTCTTGGCGCTCGCGTTGCCGGAAAAGCAGGTGGAGTGCCGGCAGGGGAGCTGAGTTGTATCCGCTCACATAGTCCGCTGGATCCTTGGGGAGGTGGTTGATGATCGACAAGAAGCAGGTTTACCAAATTTTCAAGAGAAAATCCGGGGAGGGGTTTTAACTTTTCTGCATACGCCTGATTCGCGATTTGTCCGCCTGACTCGAAATCAGATGCCGGGCAACCGGTTGCGGGTTCGAATCCCGTGCCCTCCGCTCGTTCTAAACCTCTCTCCGCAACCAGTTGCTAGAACTTGACTTGCGGAGAGCGATTTGATCGACTTCTCGGTGCTGGAATTGCTCAAGCAGCGGATGTTCGCACTCTGCCTGGGTTACGAAGACTTGAACGACCATGAGCAGTTGCGGACAGACCCGCTGTTGGCCGTGTGGGTGGGCCGAAACGATCCCACCGGGCAAGATCGCCTCGACCGCCGCGACCGGGGCAAGCCGTTGGCGGGCAAGAGCACGCTGAATCGAATGGAACTGACGCCACGCAGGGCGAACAACCAGTTGCGGTTGTGGCTGTCCAGCGTGGCCTACGTGCTAAAACAGACCTTGCGGGAGCATGGCTTGTGCGGTACGCCGCTGGCCCGCGCCCAGTGCAGCACGATTCGCCTGAAGCTGTTGAAGATCGACGCCTTGGTGCGGGTGACCGTCCGGCGAGTCT contains:
- a CDS encoding transposase, producing MIDFSVLELLKQRMFALCLGYEDLNDHEQLRTDPLLAVWVGRNDPTGQDRLDRRDRGKPLAGKSTLNRMELTPRRANNQLRLWLSSVAYVLKQTLREHGLCGTPLARAQCSTIRLKLLKIDALVRVTVRRVWFSMAESDPYQALFRRVFDNLQAWCPLPPTAAPA